The window GGGTGCCGTATGCTTGCTTGGTGGAGAAGTCATGACACCTGAGTAGGAACCGTTGATCTTCCTCTGTCGAAGGCGCGAAATCCTGCAAAATAGCCAAAAGCGAGACAAGCTCTTGGTCTGCTGTAAGAGAGAGACGATTACGGATATTAGCTTCGATACCGAAACGCAAAATGTTAGCCACTTTAACCAGCTGCAGGGTGGAGTGTGAGAAAAGGTGCGGGAAGGTGGTAGCTAAGGGTTTTGGGGTGATCCAGGTATCCATCCAGAAATATGTGTGTGTTCCACTGTTTGTTAGCACAAAGGAAATTGACTGGAGGGTTGGGATTTGTTGGGAAATCGTGCGGCACAAGAAAGAGGTTTGGGGGGCCGAGGAGACTAAGGCGTTGGGGTGTTGGAGATCTAGCCAATCTAGCCAAGGTGCCTGTGCGGAGGAGAGTGCTTTGGCAACAAACTTCATTAGGAGGCAATTATTTTGAACATACAGGTTTTGAGCCCTAAACCACCAAATTTTTTGGTGAACAAACGTTTTTCCAGGCAATCAGGCATTGAGCCCCTGAGCAAGCATCTTCTCCGGCCCAGAAAAATGACCTTCTCAGTGAGTCAATGATTTTGAGGGTTTTCTTTGGGATGCGGAAGACGGACATAAAGTAGGTAAGAAGAGAGTCGAGGACCGCTGAGATAAGAATGAGCCGATCGCCTCTGTCCAAAAGCTTGGCTCCAGTTGGACATTGATTGAAACAGGATTTTTTATATATACAATATCATAGTTGAAACAGTTATTTATATAATATGGCACATCGAAACCCAGGTTAATTGTTCATGAATTCTAGAGTAATCAAATGCTCCCCACTTTAGGACTTGGTAAACGAGACATATGAGTATTTTACAAACATGCATGCACGAAGTAAGAAAACTAATAATTTTATCCACGTGAAAAATAATGTGAATGTTTTTATTAGGCAGCAAGACAAATGCTTGCAATACTGTTCCTGTAATCGTATCAGTAGTAGTACACTACCTATTTTTTCAGTGATGTATAGTTTCCTTGGTAAGGTAACTTATATCGATGTTGGTTCTCAAAAGGACAAATTGAAAATCTATGTTGGTTCTCAAAAGGACAATTTGGGAAATGTCCCGTGTAAATATCTGGCTATGTAGGAAGGATGCGACTGCCCAACTCATTCCACCAGTCAGCAGGATGCCTTGATAAGGAAAACGGACGGCATCTAATTGTCGACGGCTTCAAACATGATTATTGGTCGCTAGTGATAAAAGCACAGCTTGTTCTAGCAAGTATAACCATACAATATATCATATGATAACCATTCGTACCATATATATATCACATCAATCAAACAACCATATTATATGGAACTCAGCTGATCTAGAGCATCAAATTTGGCTAGTTTCCAGAGACGTCACACCAACCGGACGCAATATTTAGTGGTTTCTTCCTAGTACATCCAAATTTTATCTCTTGAAAAGACAAACACAATTTGAATATAGCTGGTTGTCACATGCATGCCAGATCAATCAGCTAACTATATTATATAGCATCAAATGAGGATGGTCTCTGATGCTCTCTTGACAAAAGATGCTTAAGCTTCTAGAGTTAGAGCATGTGAAGACACCGACCGTGGCAACGTAGGACCGAGGTACATTGACCAATAAATAATACCATCAAGCAACACCATTTGCAGACAAAATTACCAATTTGCGCATCGATATATTCTGGACCCCGGCCGAGCCATGTGTGTACTGCATAGATAGATTCCGAGACACACATGCATCCAGCAGCCGGGAAATTGTCCGGCATGGGCGACGTGGCTAGCTGGTTGGTCTATAATAAGAGGAGCTACAAGGCCGTGTGCTTCTTTGTTCATCAGCAGTTCATTCATCTCTGCCACTCAGCTGTGTTTGTATTTAGGTAGGTAGCTAGTCCACTCCTTGGGTACTCTTGGGCAGCCGGGCGATGAGCATGGAACCATCGTCATGGGTGGTACCTTGCTACTCGGGCTGGTCCATGGAAGAAGCAGCTGCGTGGAGTAGTGAAGATAGGATTAGCTTCCAAACATCCTTGCCTAGCCATAGTGATAGCGGAATGCAGCTGCAGGTGGTTGAGTATGCAGCCCCAGCCACAGCCACACACAATACCTGCAGTGATCCGATCCAGGTGTTTGAGGAAGCAGCGCGAGTGTTCAATGATGACTACTTCCTCATTATGGAAAATAAGATGCACAGGTTCCCTCCGAGCCTGGTAGATGTCGGCACACGGTACAGGGAGCCGGTGACTGTGGCCATCGGTCCTTACCACCATGGTAAATCCGGCCTGCTGGAGGCAGAGCAGGTAAAGCATGCGGCTGCCAACCAATGCATCAGGGACTCAAGCGGCTCGCTCCAGGAGATGTACACTAAGGTCTCCTCCGTCTCAGACGTCGCCCGCAGACTCTACCACCACGATGGTGTGGTGATATTCGGCCACCACGACGACTTTGTGCCTATGATGTTCCTTGATGCTTGCTTCTTGGTGCAGTTCATGCTTAGTTATGTGGACGACTACGTCGAAGGCATGGATATGGCGCTGAACAGGTATTTCTGCGCCAACTTCGAGCGCATCTCCACCGACATCATGATGCTTGAGAACCAGATCCCGTGGGTGGTGGTTGATGCCATCTTCCACTTCATGCATCTAGCGCCCTCGCCCTGGCCTTGGGAGGACTTCGTCGCTGCGATGAGAAGCGGCCTGAACAACCGAATTGATCCTGGTGTTGACCAAGGCATCGTCGTAGTTCCTACCTATGAACCTCCGCATCTCCTCGCCCTTGTCCGGTACTACATCGTGGGGAACAACGACGACATCAAAGTCGATCGCCCCACCGCTCCGGGCGGAGACAAGCCTATGTCATTATCCATCAGCGTCGCCGAGCTTGCCGACGTCGGTATCACACTCGTACCCGAGACAGAAAAGACAGGGTTAGTTCACATGACCCTCCAAAAGAAAAGGTTAGTGGACATGGGCCTCGGCGGGAAAAAGTTTGGCTTCTTGTTTGGCGATCTCCGCGTGCCACCCCTGTTCCCAACCGACGCAAATGCGACTTGGCTCGTCAACATGGCGGCCTTCGAGTTATGCAAGACCCCAAACTTCGACGATGTTAATGATGAAGAATCCGCTGTCTGCTCCTACCTCCACCTCTTCGCCATGCTGCTGGACCAGAAGGAACACGTGCATGACCTGCGGAAAAGTAAGGTCATCGAAGG is drawn from Aegilops tauschii subsp. strangulata cultivar AL8/78 chromosome 1, Aet v6.0, whole genome shotgun sequence and contains these coding sequences:
- the LOC109780915 gene encoding UPF0481 protein At3g47200-like; this encodes MSMEPSSWVVPCYSGWSMEEAAAWSSEDRISFQTSLPSHSDSGMQLQVVEYAAPATATHNTCSDPIQVFEEAARVFNDDYFLIMENKMHRFPPSLVDVGTRYREPVTVAIGPYHHGKSGLLEAEQVKHAAANQCIRDSSGSLQEMYTKVSSVSDVARRLYHHDGVVIFGHHDDFVPMMFLDACFLVQFMLSYVDDYVEGMDMALNRYFCANFERISTDIMMLENQIPWVVVDAIFHFMHLAPSPWPWEDFVAAMRSGLNNRIDPGVDQGIVVVPTYEPPHLLALVRYYIVGNNDDIKVDRPTAPGGDKPMSLSISVAELADVGITLVPETEKTGLVHMTLQKKRLVDMGLGGKKFGFLFGDLRVPPLFPTDANATWLVNMAAFELCKTPNFDDVNDEESAVCSYLHLFAMLLDQKEHVHDLRKSKVIEGGGLTSQETLDLFTGIGKNMRLGKCYIDIMIDIENFKDRMSWGLTSYLFLDKHWPKIVAVVTVIGAIIGILSSLQALKPS